In a single window of the Jaculus jaculus isolate mJacJac1 chromosome 9, mJacJac1.mat.Y.cur, whole genome shotgun sequence genome:
- the Tmem94 gene encoding transmembrane protein 94 isoform X8, with protein sequence MLFKQAELWMPLQGKCGTGEPSLALGLSTQKALSVLKEQLEAVLEGHLKEQKKCVTWKEAWRNSFLHLSNRCSCFHWPGASLMLLAVLLLLGCYGGQPAGSHGVELVNASMLFLLLLLNLVLIGRQDRLKRREVERRLRGIIDQIQDALRNGKEIKWPKAMYPDLHMPFAPSWSLHWAYRDGHLVNLPVSLLVEGDIIALRPGQESFASLRGIKDDEHIVLEPGDLFPPFSPPPSPRGEVKKGPQNPQQYRLFRVLETPVIANIRWCLDMALSRPVTALDNERFTVQSVMLHYAVPVVLACFLITNAVRFMFCAPGVTSWQYTLLQLQVNGMLPILPLLFPVLWVLATACGEARVLAQMSKASPSSLLAKFSEDTLSSYTEAVSAQEMLRCIWGHFLRVIQGTSPTLSHSASLLHSLGSVTVLCCVDKQGILSWPNPSPETVLFFSGKVEPPHSSHEDLTDDLSTRSFCHPEVEEEPHERDALLAGSLNNALHLSNEQERGDWPGDGSKPLEPYSHQKVHGRSKHPSGSNVSFSRDTEGGEEEPGKTQPGTEGESYEAEDFVCDYHLEMLSLSQDQQNPSCIQFDDSNWQLHLTSLKPLGLNVLLNLCNASVTERLCRFSDHLCNIALQESHSAVLPVHVPWGLCELARLIGFTPGAKELFKQENHLALYRLPSAETVKETSLGRPSYVTKRRPPLSHMISLFIKDTATSTEQMLSHGTADVVLEACTDFWDGADIYPLSGSDRKKVLDFYQRACLSGYCSAFAYKPMNCALSSQLNGKCIELVQVPGQNSMVTMCELPSTIPIKQNTRRNSWSSDGIGEVLEKEDCMQALSGQIFMGMVSSQYQARLDIVRLIDGLVNACIRFVYFSLEDELKSKVFAEKMGLETGWNCHISLTPNGDIPGSEIPPSSPSHAGSLHDDLNQVSRDDAEGLLLLEEEGHSDLISFQPTDSDIPSFLEDCNRAKLPRGIHQVRPHLQNIDNVPLLVPLFTDCTPETMCEMIKIMQEYGEVTCCLGSSANLRNSCLFLQSDISIALDPLYPSRCSWETFGYATSTTMAQASDGLSPLQLSGQLNSLPCSLTFRQEETISIIRLIEQARHATYGIRKSFLFLLQCQLTLVVIQFLSCLVQLPPLLSTTDILWLSCFCYPLLSISLLGKPPHSSIMSMATGKNLHSIPKKTQHYFLLCFLLKFSLTISSCLICFGFTLQSFCDSAQARNLTNCSSVMLRSNDHRAPAWFEDFANGLLSAQKLTAALIVLHTVFISVTHVHRTKPLWRKSPLTNLWWAVTVPVVLLGQVVQTAVDLQLWTHTDTRVHFGLEDVPLLTWLLGCLSLVLVVVTNEIVKLHEIRVRVRYQKRQKLQFETKLGMNSPF encoded by the exons ATGCTCTTCAAGCAGGCAGAGCTATGGATGCCCCTCCAGGGCAAATGCGGCACT GGCGAGCCCTCTTTGGCCCTGGGCCTGTCTACCCAGAAGGCCCTCAGTGTCTTGAAGGAGCAGCTGGAGGCTGTGCTGGAGGGACACCTGAAAGAGCAGAAGAAATGTGTTACATGGAAG GAGGCATGGAGAAACAGCTTCTTGCACCTCAGTAACCGCTGTTCCTGTTTTCACTGGCCCGGGGCCTCACTCAtgctgctggctgtgctgctgtTGCTGGGCTGCTATGGGGGCCAGCCGGCTGGGAG CCATGGAGTAGAGCTGGTGAACGCCTCCATGctcttcctgctgctgcttctcaaCCTCGTCCTCATTGGGCGGCAAGATCGGCTGAAGCGCCGGGAGGTGGAGCGCAGGCTCCGAGGGATCATTGACCAAATCCAAG ATGCCCTCAGGAATGGAAAGGAGATCAAGTGGCCAAAAGCTATGTATCCAGACCTCCACATGCCTTTTGCACCATCCTGGTCTCTGCACTGGGCCTACAGAGATGGACACCTGGTGAACCTGCCAGTTAGCCTGTTGGTAGAAGGAGACATCATAGCCTTGAGGCCTGGCCAGGAGTCCTTTGCCTCCTTAAGGGGCATCAAG GATGATGAACACATAGTCCTGGAGCCTGGAGACTTGttcccccccttctctcctccACCCTCGCCCCGGGGAGAAGTAAAGAAAGGGCCACAGAACCCCCAGCAGTACCGGCTCTTCCGTGTCCTGGAGACTCCAGTgattgccaacatcag ATGGTGCCTGGACATGGCCCTGTCCCGCCCAGTCACTGCTCTGGACAATGAGAGGTTCACCGTGCAGTCAGTGATGCTTCACTATGCTGTGCCCGTGGTCCTG GCCTGCTTTCTCATCACCAATGCCGTGCGCTTCATGTTCTGTGCTCCTGGGGTCACCTCCTGGCAGTACACCCTCCTCCAACTTCAG GTGAATGGCATGCTGCCCATCCTCCCCCTGCTCTTCCCAGTCCTCTGGGTTCTGGCCACCGCCTGTGGAGAAGCCCGCGTCCTGGCCCAGATGAGCAAGGCCTCACCCAGCTCCCTG CTGGCCAAGTTCTCAGAGGATACGCTCAGCAGCTATACCGAAGCCGTCTCCGCTCAG GAAATGTTGCGCTGCATTTGGGGCCACTTCCTGAGGGTTATCCAGGGGACATCTCCAACACTAAGCCACAGTGCCAGTCTGCTACACAGCTTGGGTTCCGTCACG GTTCTATGCTGTGTGGACAAGCAAGGCATCCTGTCATGGCCAAATCCCAGCCCAGAGACTGTGCTGTTCTTCAGTGGGAAGGTGGAGCCACCTCACAGTAGCCATGAGGACCTCACGGATGACCTGTCCACCCGCTCCTTCTGCCATCCTGAGGTAGAGGAGGAG CCCCACGAGCGAGATGCCCTCCTTGCTGGCTCCCTCAACAATGCTCTGCACCTTTCCAACGAGCAGGAGCGTGGCGACTGGCCTGGTGATGGTTCTAAGCCCCTTGAACCCTACTCCCACCAAAAGGTGCATGGCCGCAGCAAACACCCATCTGGCTCCAACGTGAGCTTCAGCAGGGATACTGAGGGCGGCGAGGAAGAACCCGGCAAG ACCCAGCCTGGGACAGAGGGTGAATCCTACGAGGCTGAAGACTTCGTGTGTGACTATCATTTGGAGATGCTAAGCCTGTCCCAAGACCAGCAAAATCCCTCCTGCATCCAGTTCGATGACTCCAACTGGCAGCTGCACCTCACTTCCCTCAAGCCCCTGGGCCTCAACGTGCTGCTGAACCTGTGCAATGCCAGTGTCACCGAGCGCCTGTGCCGCTTTTCCGACCACCTGTGCAACATTGCCCTACAGGAGAGCCACAGTGCCGTGCTGCCTGTGCATGTGCCCTGGGGCCTCTGTGAGCTGGCCCGTCTTATTG GCTTCACTCCAGGGGCCAAGGAGCTCTTCAAGCAGGAAAACCACCTGGCGCTCtaccgcctccccagtgctgagaccgTGAAGGAGACCTCTCTGGGGCGGCCCTCCTACGTCACCAAACGACGTCCACCGCTCAGCCACATGATCAGCCTCTTTATCAAGGACACTGCCACCA GCACAGAGCAGATGCTGTCCCATGGTACTGCTGATGTGGTCTTGGAGGCCTGCACAGACTTCTGGGATGGTGCAGACATCTATCCTCTTTCGGGTTCTGACAG AAAGAAAGTGCTGGATTTCTACCAGCGTGCCTGCCTGTCCGGCTATTGCTCTgcctttgcctacaaacccaTGAACTGTGCACTGTCCTCTCAGCTCAATGGCAAATGCATTGAGCTGGTGCAGGTGCCCGGCCAGAACAGCATGGTCACCATGTGTGAGCTGCCCAGCACCATCCCCATCAAACAGAACACCCGCCGCAACAGCTGGAGTTCTGACG GGATCGGGGAGGTGTTGGAGAAGGAAGACTGCATGCAGGCCTTGAGCGGTCAGATCTTCATGGGCATGGTGTCCTCCCAGTACCAGGCCCGGCTGGACATCGTGCGTCTCATTGATGGGCTGGTCAACGCCTGTATCCGTTTTGTCTACTTCTCATTGGAGGATGAGCTCAAAAGCAAG GTATTTGCAGAAAAGATGGGCCTAGAGACTGGCTGGAACTGCCACATTTCCCTCACTCCCAATGGTGACATACCTGGTTCTGAGATCCCTCCCTCTAGCCCCAGCCATGCAGGCTCCCTCCATGATGACCTTAATCAGG TGTCCCGAGATGATGCGGAAGGGCTCCTTCTCTTGGAAGAGGAGGGGCATTCAGATCTCATCAGCTTCCAGCCTACAGACAGTGACATCCCCAGCTTCCTGGAGGACTGCAACCGG GCCAAGCTGCCCCGAGGCATCCACCAAGTGAGGCCCCATCTGCAGAACATTGACAACGTGCCCCTGTTGGTGCCTCTCTTCACTGACTGTACCCCTGAGA CCATGTGTGAGATGATAAAGATCATGCAGGAGTATGGGGAGGTGACCTGCTGCCTGGGCAGCTCTGCCAACCTGAGGAACAGCTgtctcttcctccagagtgataTCAG CATTGCCCTGGATCCCCTGTATCCATCCCGCTGCTCCTGGGAGACCTTTGGATATGCCACCAGCACCACCATGGCCCAGGCCTCGGATGGCCTTTCTCCCTTGCAGCTGTCAGGACAGCTCAATAGCCTGCCTTGCTCCCTGACCTTTCGCCAGGAGGAGACCATAAGCATCATCAGGCTCATTGAGCAG GCTCGGCATGCTACCTACGGCATTCGTAAGAGCTTCCTTTTCCTGCTGCAGTGCCAGCTGACCCTTGTGGTTATCCAG TTCCTTTCTTGCCTGGTCCAGCTGCCACCACTCCTAAGTACCACAGACATCCTGTGGCTGTCCTGCTTTTGCTACCCTCTGCTCAG CATTTCTCTGCTGGGGAAGCCACCCCATAGCTCTATCATGTCTATGGCAACAGGCAAAAACCTTCACTCTATTCCTAAGAAG ACCCAGCACTACTTCCTGCTCTGCTTCTTGCTCAAGTTCAGCCTCACCATCAGCTCGTGCCTCATCTGCTTTGGCTTCACACTGCAGAGCTTCTGTGACAGCGCCCAGGCCCGCAACCTCACCAATTGCTCCTCAGTCATGCTGCGCAG CAATGACCACAGGGCCCCGGCCTGGTTTGAGGACTTTGCCAATGGCTTGTTGTCTGCCCAGAAGCTCACAGCTGCCTTGATTGTCCTGCACACTG TCTTTATCTCCGTTACCCATGTGCATCGCACTAAGCCTCTGTGGAGAAAGAGCCCTTTGACAAACCTCTGGTGGGCAGTGACTGTGCCTGTGGT GCTCCTGGGTCAGGTAGTGCAGACAGCTGTGGACCTGCAGCTGTGGACACACACGGATACCCGTGTCCACTTTGGCCTGGAGGACGTGCCTCTGCTGACATGGCTCCTGGGCTGCCTGTCCTTGGTCCTTGTGGTGGTTACCAATGAGATCGTAAAGCTGCATGAGATTCG GGTTCGCGTCCGCTACCAGAAGCGACAGAAGCTACAGTTTGAGACTAAGCTGGGCATGAACTCTCCCTTCTGA
- the Tmem94 gene encoding transmembrane protein 94 isoform X3 translates to MLFKQAELWMPLQGKCGTGEPSLALGLSTQKALSVLKEQLEAVLEGHLKEQKKCVTWKEAWRNSFLHLSNRCSCFHWPGASLMLLAVLLLLGCYGGQPAGSHGVELVNASMLFLLLLLNLVLIGRQDRLKRREVERRLRGIIDQIQDALRNGKEIKWPKAMYPDLHMPFAPSWSLHWAYRDGHLVNLPVSLLVEGDIIALRPGQESFASLRGIKDDEHIVLEPGDLFPPFSPPPSPRGEVKKGPQNPQQYRLFRVLETPVIANIRWCLDMALSRPVTALDNERFTVQSVMLHYAVPVVLACFLITNAVRFMFCAPGVTSWQYTLLQLQVNGMLPILPLLFPVLWVLATACGEARVLAQMSKASPSSLLAKFSEDTLSSYTEAVSAQEMLRCIWGHFLRVIQGTSPTLSHSASLLHSLGSVTVLCCVDKQGILSWPNPSPETVLFFSGKVEPPHSSHEDLTDDLSTRSFCHPEVEEEPHERDALLAGSLNNALHLSNEQERGDWPGDGSKPLEPYSHQKVHGRSKHPSGSNVSFSRDTEGGEEEPGKTQPGTEGESYEAEDFVCDYHLEMLSLSQDQQNPSCIQFDDSNWQLHLTSLKPLGLNVLLNLCNASVTERLCRFSDHLCNIALQESHSAVLPVHVPWGLCELARLIGFTPGAKELFKQENHLALYRLPSAETVKETSLGRPSYVTKRRPPLSHMISLFIKDTATSTEQMLSHGTADVVLEACTDFWDGADIYPLSGSDRKKVLDFYQRACLSGYCSAFAYKPMNCALSSQLNGKCIELVQVPGQNSMVTMCELPSTIPIKQNTRRNSWSSDEGIGEVLEKEDCMQALSGQIFMGMVSSQYQARLDIVRLIDGLVNACIRFVYFSLEDELKSKVFAEKMGLETGWNCHISLTPNGDIPGSEIPPSSPSHAGSLHDDLNQVSRDDAEGLLLLEEEGHSDLISFQPTDSDIPSFLEDCNRAKLPRGIHQVRPHLQNIDNVPLLVPLFTDCTPETMCEMIKIMQEYGEVTCCLGSSANLRNSCLFLQSDISIALDPLYPSRCSWETFGYATSTTMAQASDGLSPLQLSGQLNSLPCSLTFRQEETISIIRLIEQARHATYGIRKSFLFLLQCQLTLVVIQFLSCLVQLPPLLSTTDILWLSCFCYPLLSISLLGKPPHSSIMSMATGKNLHSIPKKTQHYFLLCFLLKFSLTISSCLICFGFTLQSFCDSAQARNLTNCSSVMLRSNDHRAPAWFEDFANGLLSAQKLTAALIVLHTVFISVTHVHRTKPLWRKSPLTNLWWAVTVPVVLLGQVVQTAVDLQLWTHTDTRVHFGLEDVPLLTWLLGCLSLVLVVVTNEIVKLHEIRVRVRYQKRQKLQFETKLGMNSPF, encoded by the exons ATGCTCTTCAAGCAGGCAGAGCTATGGATGCCCCTCCAGGGCAAATGCGGCACT GGCGAGCCCTCTTTGGCCCTGGGCCTGTCTACCCAGAAGGCCCTCAGTGTCTTGAAGGAGCAGCTGGAGGCTGTGCTGGAGGGACACCTGAAAGAGCAGAAGAAATGTGTTACATGGAAG GAGGCATGGAGAAACAGCTTCTTGCACCTCAGTAACCGCTGTTCCTGTTTTCACTGGCCCGGGGCCTCACTCAtgctgctggctgtgctgctgtTGCTGGGCTGCTATGGGGGCCAGCCGGCTGGGAG CCATGGAGTAGAGCTGGTGAACGCCTCCATGctcttcctgctgctgcttctcaaCCTCGTCCTCATTGGGCGGCAAGATCGGCTGAAGCGCCGGGAGGTGGAGCGCAGGCTCCGAGGGATCATTGACCAAATCCAAG ATGCCCTCAGGAATGGAAAGGAGATCAAGTGGCCAAAAGCTATGTATCCAGACCTCCACATGCCTTTTGCACCATCCTGGTCTCTGCACTGGGCCTACAGAGATGGACACCTGGTGAACCTGCCAGTTAGCCTGTTGGTAGAAGGAGACATCATAGCCTTGAGGCCTGGCCAGGAGTCCTTTGCCTCCTTAAGGGGCATCAAG GATGATGAACACATAGTCCTGGAGCCTGGAGACTTGttcccccccttctctcctccACCCTCGCCCCGGGGAGAAGTAAAGAAAGGGCCACAGAACCCCCAGCAGTACCGGCTCTTCCGTGTCCTGGAGACTCCAGTgattgccaacatcag ATGGTGCCTGGACATGGCCCTGTCCCGCCCAGTCACTGCTCTGGACAATGAGAGGTTCACCGTGCAGTCAGTGATGCTTCACTATGCTGTGCCCGTGGTCCTG GCCTGCTTTCTCATCACCAATGCCGTGCGCTTCATGTTCTGTGCTCCTGGGGTCACCTCCTGGCAGTACACCCTCCTCCAACTTCAG GTGAATGGCATGCTGCCCATCCTCCCCCTGCTCTTCCCAGTCCTCTGGGTTCTGGCCACCGCCTGTGGAGAAGCCCGCGTCCTGGCCCAGATGAGCAAGGCCTCACCCAGCTCCCTG CTGGCCAAGTTCTCAGAGGATACGCTCAGCAGCTATACCGAAGCCGTCTCCGCTCAG GAAATGTTGCGCTGCATTTGGGGCCACTTCCTGAGGGTTATCCAGGGGACATCTCCAACACTAAGCCACAGTGCCAGTCTGCTACACAGCTTGGGTTCCGTCACG GTTCTATGCTGTGTGGACAAGCAAGGCATCCTGTCATGGCCAAATCCCAGCCCAGAGACTGTGCTGTTCTTCAGTGGGAAGGTGGAGCCACCTCACAGTAGCCATGAGGACCTCACGGATGACCTGTCCACCCGCTCCTTCTGCCATCCTGAGGTAGAGGAGGAG CCCCACGAGCGAGATGCCCTCCTTGCTGGCTCCCTCAACAATGCTCTGCACCTTTCCAACGAGCAGGAGCGTGGCGACTGGCCTGGTGATGGTTCTAAGCCCCTTGAACCCTACTCCCACCAAAAGGTGCATGGCCGCAGCAAACACCCATCTGGCTCCAACGTGAGCTTCAGCAGGGATACTGAGGGCGGCGAGGAAGAACCCGGCAAG ACCCAGCCTGGGACAGAGGGTGAATCCTACGAGGCTGAAGACTTCGTGTGTGACTATCATTTGGAGATGCTAAGCCTGTCCCAAGACCAGCAAAATCCCTCCTGCATCCAGTTCGATGACTCCAACTGGCAGCTGCACCTCACTTCCCTCAAGCCCCTGGGCCTCAACGTGCTGCTGAACCTGTGCAATGCCAGTGTCACCGAGCGCCTGTGCCGCTTTTCCGACCACCTGTGCAACATTGCCCTACAGGAGAGCCACAGTGCCGTGCTGCCTGTGCATGTGCCCTGGGGCCTCTGTGAGCTGGCCCGTCTTATTG GCTTCACTCCAGGGGCCAAGGAGCTCTTCAAGCAGGAAAACCACCTGGCGCTCtaccgcctccccagtgctgagaccgTGAAGGAGACCTCTCTGGGGCGGCCCTCCTACGTCACCAAACGACGTCCACCGCTCAGCCACATGATCAGCCTCTTTATCAAGGACACTGCCACCA GCACAGAGCAGATGCTGTCCCATGGTACTGCTGATGTGGTCTTGGAGGCCTGCACAGACTTCTGGGATGGTGCAGACATCTATCCTCTTTCGGGTTCTGACAG AAAGAAAGTGCTGGATTTCTACCAGCGTGCCTGCCTGTCCGGCTATTGCTCTgcctttgcctacaaacccaTGAACTGTGCACTGTCCTCTCAGCTCAATGGCAAATGCATTGAGCTGGTGCAGGTGCCCGGCCAGAACAGCATGGTCACCATGTGTGAGCTGCCCAGCACCATCCCCATCAAACAGAACACCCGCCGCAACAGCTGGAGTTCTGACG AAGGGATCGGGGAGGTGTTGGAGAAGGAAGACTGCATGCAGGCCTTGAGCGGTCAGATCTTCATGGGCATGGTGTCCTCCCAGTACCAGGCCCGGCTGGACATCGTGCGTCTCATTGATGGGCTGGTCAACGCCTGTATCCGTTTTGTCTACTTCTCATTGGAGGATGAGCTCAAAAGCAAG GTATTTGCAGAAAAGATGGGCCTAGAGACTGGCTGGAACTGCCACATTTCCCTCACTCCCAATGGTGACATACCTGGTTCTGAGATCCCTCCCTCTAGCCCCAGCCATGCAGGCTCCCTCCATGATGACCTTAATCAGG TGTCCCGAGATGATGCGGAAGGGCTCCTTCTCTTGGAAGAGGAGGGGCATTCAGATCTCATCAGCTTCCAGCCTACAGACAGTGACATCCCCAGCTTCCTGGAGGACTGCAACCGG GCCAAGCTGCCCCGAGGCATCCACCAAGTGAGGCCCCATCTGCAGAACATTGACAACGTGCCCCTGTTGGTGCCTCTCTTCACTGACTGTACCCCTGAGA CCATGTGTGAGATGATAAAGATCATGCAGGAGTATGGGGAGGTGACCTGCTGCCTGGGCAGCTCTGCCAACCTGAGGAACAGCTgtctcttcctccagagtgataTCAG CATTGCCCTGGATCCCCTGTATCCATCCCGCTGCTCCTGGGAGACCTTTGGATATGCCACCAGCACCACCATGGCCCAGGCCTCGGATGGCCTTTCTCCCTTGCAGCTGTCAGGACAGCTCAATAGCCTGCCTTGCTCCCTGACCTTTCGCCAGGAGGAGACCATAAGCATCATCAGGCTCATTGAGCAG GCTCGGCATGCTACCTACGGCATTCGTAAGAGCTTCCTTTTCCTGCTGCAGTGCCAGCTGACCCTTGTGGTTATCCAG TTCCTTTCTTGCCTGGTCCAGCTGCCACCACTCCTAAGTACCACAGACATCCTGTGGCTGTCCTGCTTTTGCTACCCTCTGCTCAG CATTTCTCTGCTGGGGAAGCCACCCCATAGCTCTATCATGTCTATGGCAACAGGCAAAAACCTTCACTCTATTCCTAAGAAG ACCCAGCACTACTTCCTGCTCTGCTTCTTGCTCAAGTTCAGCCTCACCATCAGCTCGTGCCTCATCTGCTTTGGCTTCACACTGCAGAGCTTCTGTGACAGCGCCCAGGCCCGCAACCTCACCAATTGCTCCTCAGTCATGCTGCGCAG CAATGACCACAGGGCCCCGGCCTGGTTTGAGGACTTTGCCAATGGCTTGTTGTCTGCCCAGAAGCTCACAGCTGCCTTGATTGTCCTGCACACTG TCTTTATCTCCGTTACCCATGTGCATCGCACTAAGCCTCTGTGGAGAAAGAGCCCTTTGACAAACCTCTGGTGGGCAGTGACTGTGCCTGTGGT GCTCCTGGGTCAGGTAGTGCAGACAGCTGTGGACCTGCAGCTGTGGACACACACGGATACCCGTGTCCACTTTGGCCTGGAGGACGTGCCTCTGCTGACATGGCTCCTGGGCTGCCTGTCCTTGGTCCTTGTGGTGGTTACCAATGAGATCGTAAAGCTGCATGAGATTCG GGTTCGCGTCCGCTACCAGAAGCGACAGAAGCTACAGTTTGAGACTAAGCTGGGCATGAACTCTCCCTTCTGA